The Ruminococcaceae bacterium BL-4 region AGTAGGTGCCGGAATGGAATCTCATCCTGGAATTGCTGCACAGATGTTTGAAGCACTTTTTGAAGCGAATATTAATATTCAGATGATCTCGACAAGTGAAATTAAAATTTCCGTATTGCTGTCCAACAAAGATGCAGATCGTGCAGTCCTTGCGGTACATGATAAGTTCTTTAATGGAAACAATCTGGATGATTTAACCTGACTGGTATATAAAATAATGGCAACGTTTCATTGTAGTGCATAAGTTTTCTGGAAAATGGCTTGCTTTTTAAGAACACTTATGATAAAATAATCAACGTTGTCAATTTCCGGGTGTGGCGCAGTTGGTAGCGCGCTTGACTGGGGGTCAAGAGGCCGTGAGTTCAAGTCTCGCCACTCGGACCAGTTATAAAAGCAAATAAAAGGATTCGAGCTCTTGTGGTTCGAATCCTTTTATTTGCTTAATCTTAATATAGTGATACTTCGGAAGACAATATTTTTGATCTTTAAAATTGCCGGAAAGTTGTTGTAGGGGAAACAGCTGATCAGCTGTTTTGGAGATTTTATTGTAGGGAAGGATAAAATGCTTCATCAGACAGAACTTACCGAAAAATATGCAAAAGAGATAAGTACTTGGAAATATGACAATGAATACAGCGTTTATAATTATCCGGATTGGAATATAATGTCAGTACAAAAATGGGCAATTACTATCGCTGAAAAACGTAAAAATGAATTTATGGCGGTAATTAATGAGACCCGGTTATGCGGCTATTTTCGGTTTTCAGTTAATGATCAAATTGTTATGGCGGGATTGGGGCTAAATCCTCAATTTTGCGGAAAGGGCTATGGAAAACAATTAATGGATCTGATCACTCAAGAATTCAAAAAAAGGTTTACTGATAAGATCCTTGAATTAGAAGTGAGGACTTTTAATAAAAGAGCAATACGATGTTATCTGTCAGCTGGGTTTTTGAAGTTACACACATATACTAAAAAAACGCCTATTGGAACGGATACGTTTTTATTAATGCAATATGATAAGCGTAATTAATTATTAGAATTATGCTTCTTTGCGTTGTTTCATAGAAAATTTTGGGCTATAATGAAACAATATGTTTTTGCCTTTTATAGGATGTTGTGATAATAAAAAACGAAAAGGAGGGGCTTTATGAGCTTTGATGAAAAAAAGCAGTTTGATCTTCCCGGTATTTTATATTTTGCTTCTGGAAATCGATACACGGGAAGCGTTGGAGCTGGAATTGAAAATGGATTTAATTATGCTGCAGAGCCGGAAGATGGCACCCTTAATATTTCTATCTGGCGTTCTCCTGTTTGCTGTGAATTAGCAGAAGATAAAATTCAAAAAGAATTTTCATTGACTGCAGAAGGAATTGAAAAAGCATTGCAGTATCTTTCAGATTCCTATGACTTGTCGAAAAAAGAAGAAAATTAAATGGGGACTGGTACGATAAAGCATTTCGTATCAGCCTTCTTTGTTTATCACAGTATCCTTGTACCTGTCCTCAAAATCAGATGAAAATTTTTAATGCTTTTAAAATTATTTTTGGATAATTGAGATATTAAAAATGACCTTACATGATAATGCCTGTTAAAATGAGGAACAATAAAAGGAAAATGATAAAAATTATTGCGAAAAATTGAAGCGTTCGTTATAATATAAACAGACCGTATCAAAGAAAGAGGCGTTTTAGATGGAAAAAACGATTGTCCGTACCCGTTTTGCGCCAAGTCCTACCGGCTTTATGCATGTGGGAAATTTGCGCACAGCACTATATGCTTATTTAGTAGCAAAATCCAAGGGAGGAAAATTCATCCTGAGAATTGAAGATACTGATCAGGAACGTTTGGTGCCGGGCGCTGTAGACGTCATTTATCATACATTACAACAAGTTGGTTTACAGCACGACGAAGGTCCGGATCTCGGAGGAGAATACGGCCCATATATTCAAAGTGAACGGAAAAATATCTATCTTCCTTATGCTGAGAAGCTGGTAGAGGAAGGAAAAGCTTATTATTGCTTCTGTACAAAGGAACGTTTGGAATCTCTGCATCAAGAGAACACATTCGGCGGCTATGATCGTCATTGCCGCAATCTTCCTAAAGAAGAAGTGCAGCGGCTTTTAGATATG contains the following coding sequences:
- a CDS encoding conserved protein of unknown function (Evidence 4 : Unknown function but conserved in other organisms), whose amino-acid sequence is MSFDEKKQFDLPGILYFASGNRYTGSVGAGIENGFNYAAEPEDGTLNISIWRSPVCCELAEDKIQKEFSLTAEGIEKALQYLSDSYDLSKKEEN
- a CDS encoding protein of unknown function (Evidence 5 : Unknown function), which translates into the protein MKHFILPYNKISKTADQLFPLQQLSGNFKDQKYCLPKYHYIKIKQIKGFEPQELESFYLLL
- a CDS encoding GNAT family N-acetyltransferase; the protein is MLHQTELTEKYAKEISTWKYDNEYSVYNYPDWNIMSVQKWAITIAEKRKNEFMAVINETRLCGYFRFSVNDQIVMAGLGLNPQFCGKGYGKQLMDLITQEFKKRFTDKILELEVRTFNKRAIRCYLSAGFLKLHTYTKKTPIGTDTFLLMQYDKRN